CGAAAGCTCGTCACCACGCTTAAGGTCGTGGACCTCACGGATGTGAAGTCCGTGGAGCGCGAGATGATGCTGCTGCGGGTGGACGCCGAAGGCAGCAAACGGGCCGAGGTGCTCCGCATCGTCGATATCTTCCGCTGCAAGGTGGTGGACGTGAGCCCGGATGAACTCGTGCTCGAAGTCACTGGCACCCAGGACAAGCTTAACGCCCTGGTGAGCCTCTTGCAACGTTATGGCATCAAGGAAGCCGCCCGCACCGGCGCAGTGGCCATGCGGCGTGGAATGCAGGAATAGCGGCGTTTTCTTCTCCGCCGCCTGTAAAAGACATCGAGCGTGCCACATACTGGCACGATAAAGGAGCTATGATGAAAATCTATTACGACCAGGACGCCGACCTTTCCCTTTTGGCTGACAAGACCGTGGCCATCCTCGGCTATGGCAGCCAGGGCCATGCCCACGCCCAGAACCTGCGGGATTCCGGCGTCAAAGTCGTCATCGGCCAGCGTCCCGGCGGCCCCAACTGGGAGCTTGCCAAGGAAAACGGATTTACGCCCATGAGCGCGGCCGAGGCTGCCGCTGCGGCCGACGTCATCATGATTCTGGTCCCGGACCAGCATCAGAAGGCCGTCTACGAAAAAGACGTGCTGCCGAGCCTGACTGCCGGCAAGATGCTTCTTTTCGCCCATGGCTTCAACATCCACTACCAGCAGATTGTGCCGCCGGCCAATGTCGACGTGGCTATGATCGCCCCCAAGGGGCCGGGCCATCTGGTCCGCCGGGTTTACACAGAGGGCGCGGGCGTTCCCTGCCTGATCGCCGTGCATCAAAATGCCACTGGCAAGGCCATGGAAATGGGCCTGGCCTACGCCAAGGGCGTGGGCGGCACCCGGGGCGGCGTGTTGACCACCACCTTCAAGGAAGAAACCGAGACCGAC
The nucleotide sequence above comes from Desulfovibrio sp. TomC. Encoded proteins:
- the ilvN gene encoding acetolactate synthase small subunit, producing MRHILSILVENEPGVLARVAGLFSGRGYNIETLNVAPTLTEGLSMMTITTVGDEAIIEQIVKQLRKLVTTLKVVDLTDVKSVEREMMLLRVDAEGSKRAEVLRIVDIFRCKVVDVSPDELVLEVTGTQDKLNALVSLLQRYGIKEAARTGAVAMRRGMQE
- the ilvC gene encoding ketol-acid reductoisomerase gives rise to the protein MERATYWHDKGAMMKIYYDQDADLSLLADKTVAILGYGSQGHAHAQNLRDSGVKVVIGQRPGGPNWELAKENGFTPMSAAEAAAAADVIMILVPDQHQKAVYEKDVLPSLTAGKMLLFAHGFNIHYQQIVPPANVDVAMIAPKGPGHLVRRVYTEGAGVPCLIAVHQNATGKAMEMGLAYAKGVGGTRGGVLTTTFKEETETDLFGEQAVLCGGAAELVKAGFETLCEAGYQPEIAYFECLHELKLIVDLMYEGGLSRMRYSISDTAEYGDYVSGPRVVTDETRAEMRKILKEIQDGTFARDFIVENMSGRAHFLSMRRINAEHPIEKVGAKLREMMSWLKK